The Streptomyces sp. SS1-1 genome has a segment encoding these proteins:
- a CDS encoding glycoside hydrolase domain-containing protein translates to MPVRSQHPLPRAIPPGAARRRHRPLRATVCALLAGALGIGVLTGGGLAAAMPVSPPSAGSSGSSGGSSSGTDYAKLVDPFVSTAGDDGNDLPGAQAPHGLAKVNPLTTPKRNHTGYDYDEDHIAGFTATNLDGVGGSGGGGDLLVVPTSVQYDKRPSPSTYAHAFSHKDETATPGYYQVGLGSLSGTASSVTQDSGTIDAEMTATTRTALERYRFPAGSEPKLVLDLANNFTSRTRSTLKATTLPDGTTAIGGVIAGSFNGAAYQLYYHATTNVPVTSLKTWGKDGTLSGATAQDGTDTGAVLAFDPADRDDIELRITLSPVSAEQAATDQRHEVDGRTFDQVRAAAKAEWNAALGAVDVRASAKSDPGSTLTKQFYTHLYRMYALPVNATSTSGTYRGADGAVHKANGFTYYDGWSTWDDFRKYSVEAYIDPATYRDMIQSLIVLFADQRVSGKSLGSLTHSVPTVRWERSAVLVADALSKGFKNFDRLDEAYPALLSYSGYYTGAQLRQGYVAGDPGTTVQRGYDQWALSVIAGALGKKDDAKKLRAQATMAIDNLVKPGAWTAGDGTKVGLLTPRAANGDWQSADYERFEAAGLYQGTLWQYHWYDAYDMDGLIEAMGGAKAGKAAIRHMFGEDSTVDDGSTMLHSNANEIDLQAPYLFNYVSEPSLTQKWVRAIYTGATWNRYIATGSTNEAPSSGGEFRPPVKTQVYKPTPDGFLPTMDNDAGTMSTMFVAAALGLFPVTAGSSQYQIGSPFFDSTKITYANGSTFTVKADGVSPSNFYVQNATLGGKRFDNTWLDYAQIIGGGTLAFTMGSKPSPWGARTEPAYSLSTDTDSGGDGGAGTDKGRTVVSARPGTVDTTSDGAVDGRVRLTLDGPASFAAHKGTSLTKSGAARVTGLPKGVTADISVTGKKTATLSLDGTTEVDARLGITFRDAAFAHGVAASTVSGTGISPTDPLRVSAAAVHRKALDALVDEASLVRGGNYSDGSWTVFRSALERARTVLADRDSATGTIMAAADALHSAIDSLTLDEGGYAVLQAESPDEKEGPSLTSERNNSDGNLGGVTEGSWERFSKLDFGGVAPRSVSVRYANSQATNAKPSSVDIHAGTADGPVVATVSLPGTGGWQYWSTVQAAITDPDALLAAKSATFVFHAPPGQQWVSNFDWYQFSPYELSDSPTTTLATLTAVNSTATGNGSLPLNLGNGIFENVTNGAWAQWKDIDLRDGADTVTVRYDKPQSRAASDSHIELRLGSKDGTKRVDVPLEYSGSGWGTIATASVPLDPAVFTGVQDVYAVFVSSTHNSSQPYVGNVYALTVTRTADAPVGFDATAFRAHSGGGLKSEPVGWTGSGSTTDLGGTYDGAWVDYGTIDFGGSPKNTVTITYVNNSARCGTGSAVQLYLDSFPASPGTPYATVPLPVTGSAWSAGGTTSLTLPQAISGSHAVHLRLVTTPDASHPYVANLGRITFSHADEPVETDKSALRKAIERFEGLSGDAARYGTIDFGVFLRELAAARALVDADDATQLEVDAHTRSLTLAANQLVPLPRLKLEDLVATASAVTDDRYTDASWKAFTTALAEAKAAVADDKAADSTLTARYDALRHALSALRTKPKTVPAAPDAVSATPSGSSLTVAWAAPGDTGGSPVTAYKVVLDDGHEIRIDDPDSRRTTFTWLRSGRSYTARVQAVNAYGTSRSSAATAPVVISGGTPQKPGVTSVTTDGKQVRVTWRAAGDGGFPVIGYTVALGDGTTAHVPATTDTALLTASKGARTQTATVTAVTAAGTSDADTTAAATASVSAGPDSAYEPSPFPDDALDATYPSDKWPGTDGGTGYFLGLLNGFKELGPGILAANTKVPAGAPLTAENDRIAVRVNNAANQQQVDRAEVDATDSSTVTMADGLGSRLGPLYLDALKGGRLPKTSALFSRVTKGLDLGGAAKDHYGYQRPYVRLGFVGDGGAVYESQDRSYGSLTTSGSYPSGHTYGGYEAGTILATLLPELAPSILARASEYGNNRVVLGFHYPLDVMGGRIAAQATVAHRWADPDFARLLTQAHTEMRNVLLAQCEEKGYGDTLESCAGEPYAGLSPAQQVDLYTRRLDYGFSRVGKPGQSLKAPSDAAALLTTAFPHLTTEQRTHILEQTATDSGRPLDLTADGGASWERINLAAAMSARVIVNADGSVEVTNFPDATRAADADAAAIKVGGVAIDGFDPAVSTYVVDWPKNKKVPSLSAVPAQSGARVKVSEGSSVLSSPGHRFTTRTIKVTSADGAVTRTYTVGFQLTDRDERPVAAGGNGGSRAGGASSPEGDGLWSPSAEWADPLGIGRERGTR, encoded by the coding sequence GTGCCCGTCAGATCTCAACACCCCTTGCCCCGCGCGATCCCTCCGGGAGCCGCCCGACGGCGTCACCGCCCGCTGCGCGCGACGGTCTGCGCGCTGCTCGCCGGGGCGCTGGGGATCGGCGTACTGACGGGTGGTGGCCTCGCCGCCGCGATGCCCGTCTCCCCTCCCTCCGCCGGGTCCTCGGGGTCGTCAGGCGGGTCGTCCTCCGGCACCGACTACGCCAAGCTCGTCGACCCGTTCGTGTCGACCGCCGGGGACGACGGGAATGATCTGCCGGGCGCTCAGGCGCCCCACGGTCTGGCCAAGGTCAACCCGCTGACCACGCCGAAGCGCAACCACACCGGGTACGACTACGACGAGGACCACATCGCCGGGTTCACGGCGACGAACCTCGACGGCGTGGGTGGCTCCGGAGGCGGGGGCGACCTGCTCGTCGTCCCGACCTCCGTCCAGTACGACAAGCGCCCCTCCCCCAGTACGTACGCGCACGCGTTCAGCCACAAGGACGAGACCGCGACGCCCGGTTACTACCAGGTGGGCCTGGGCTCCCTCTCCGGCACCGCCTCGTCGGTCACGCAGGACTCCGGCACCATCGACGCCGAGATGACCGCGACGACACGCACCGCGCTCGAGCGGTACCGGTTCCCCGCCGGGTCGGAGCCGAAGCTCGTCCTCGACCTCGCCAACAACTTCACCAGCCGCACGCGTTCGACCCTCAAGGCGACGACGCTCCCCGACGGGACCACGGCGATCGGCGGGGTCATCGCGGGGTCGTTCAACGGCGCCGCGTACCAGCTGTACTACCACGCCACCACGAACGTCCCCGTGACCTCCCTCAAGACCTGGGGGAAGGACGGGACGTTGAGCGGGGCGACGGCCCAGGACGGCACCGACACCGGCGCCGTCCTCGCCTTCGACCCGGCCGACCGCGACGACATCGAACTGCGCATCACCTTGTCGCCGGTCAGCGCCGAGCAGGCCGCGACCGATCAGCGCCACGAGGTGGACGGCCGCACCTTCGACCAGGTGCGCGCGGCGGCCAAGGCCGAGTGGAACGCGGCGCTCGGCGCCGTCGACGTGCGCGCCTCGGCGAAGTCCGACCCGGGGTCGACGCTCACCAAGCAGTTCTACACGCACCTGTACCGCATGTACGCCCTGCCGGTGAACGCCACCAGCACCAGCGGCACGTACCGCGGCGCGGACGGAGCGGTGCACAAGGCGAACGGCTTCACGTACTACGACGGCTGGTCCACCTGGGACGACTTCCGCAAGTACTCCGTCGAGGCCTACATCGACCCGGCCACCTACCGGGACATGATCCAGTCGCTGATCGTGCTCTTCGCCGACCAGCGCGTCTCCGGCAAGAGCCTCGGCAGCCTCACCCACTCGGTGCCGACCGTGCGCTGGGAGCGCTCGGCGGTCCTGGTCGCCGACGCGCTGTCGAAGGGCTTCAAGAACTTCGACCGCCTCGACGAGGCGTACCCGGCGCTGCTGTCGTACTCCGGGTACTACACGGGCGCACAACTGCGGCAGGGGTACGTCGCCGGTGATCCCGGTACGACCGTGCAGCGCGGCTACGACCAGTGGGCTCTGTCCGTCATCGCGGGTGCGCTCGGCAAGAAGGACGACGCGAAGAAGCTGCGCGCGCAGGCGACGATGGCCATCGACAACCTCGTGAAGCCCGGGGCATGGACCGCGGGCGACGGGACCAAGGTCGGTCTGCTCACCCCGCGTGCCGCGAACGGCGACTGGCAGAGCGCGGACTACGAGCGGTTCGAGGCGGCCGGCCTCTACCAGGGCACGCTGTGGCAGTACCACTGGTACGACGCCTATGACATGGACGGCCTCATCGAGGCCATGGGCGGCGCGAAGGCCGGCAAGGCCGCGATCCGGCACATGTTCGGCGAGGACTCCACCGTCGACGACGGCTCGACCATGCTGCACTCCAACGCCAACGAGATCGACCTGCAGGCCCCCTACCTCTTCAACTACGTCAGTGAGCCGAGCCTGACGCAGAAGTGGGTGCGCGCCATCTACACGGGCGCCACCTGGAACCGGTACATCGCCACCGGTTCCACGAACGAAGCGCCCAGCTCCGGCGGCGAGTTCCGCCCTCCCGTCAAGACCCAGGTGTACAAGCCCACCCCGGACGGCTTCCTGCCGACCATGGACAACGACGCCGGCACCATGTCGACGATGTTCGTCGCGGCGGCCCTGGGCCTGTTCCCGGTGACCGCGGGCTCCAGCCAGTACCAGATCGGCAGCCCGTTCTTCGACTCCACGAAGATCACCTACGCCAACGGCTCCACGTTCACGGTGAAGGCCGACGGGGTGTCGCCGAGCAACTTCTACGTCCAGAACGCCACCCTCGGCGGCAAGCGGTTCGACAACACCTGGCTGGACTACGCGCAGATCATCGGCGGTGGGACGCTGGCGTTCACCATGGGCTCCAAGCCCTCCCCGTGGGGCGCCCGCACCGAGCCGGCGTACTCGCTGAGCACCGACACCGACTCCGGTGGCGACGGCGGTGCGGGCACGGACAAGGGCAGGACCGTCGTCTCCGCCCGCCCGGGCACGGTCGACACCACTTCCGACGGCGCCGTGGACGGCCGTGTGCGGCTCACCCTGGACGGACCGGCGTCGTTCGCCGCGCACAAGGGCACGAGCCTCACCAAGAGCGGTGCGGCCCGCGTGACCGGGCTGCCGAAGGGCGTGACGGCGGACATCAGCGTCACCGGCAAGAAGACGGCGACGCTGAGCCTGGACGGCACCACCGAGGTCGACGCGCGCCTCGGCATCACGTTCCGCGACGCGGCTTTCGCTCACGGCGTCGCCGCCTCGACGGTGAGCGGCACCGGGATATCCCCGACCGACCCGCTGCGCGTCTCCGCCGCCGCGGTCCACCGCAAGGCCTTGGACGCGCTCGTGGACGAGGCGTCTCTCGTGCGCGGCGGCAACTACTCCGACGGCTCCTGGACCGTGTTCCGGTCGGCCCTCGAGCGCGCCCGTACGGTCCTCGCGGACCGCGACTCCGCGACGGGCACGATCATGGCCGCCGCCGACGCCCTGCACTCCGCCATCGACTCCCTCACCCTCGACGAGGGCGGTTACGCCGTCCTGCAGGCCGAGTCCCCCGACGAGAAGGAGGGTCCCAGCCTCACCAGTGAACGGAACAACTCGGACGGCAACCTCGGCGGGGTGACCGAGGGCTCCTGGGAGCGGTTCAGCAAGCTGGACTTCGGCGGCGTGGCCCCGCGCAGCGTCTCGGTGCGCTACGCCAACTCGCAGGCCACGAACGCGAAGCCGAGCAGCGTCGACATCCACGCCGGCACCGCCGACGGACCCGTCGTCGCGACCGTCTCCCTCCCCGGTACGGGCGGCTGGCAGTACTGGAGCACCGTCCAGGCGGCCATCACCGACCCGGACGCCCTGCTCGCCGCGAAGAGCGCGACGTTCGTGTTCCACGCGCCGCCCGGTCAGCAGTGGGTGTCGAACTTCGACTGGTACCAGTTCTCCCCGTACGAGCTGTCCGACTCCCCCACGACCACGCTCGCGACGCTGACCGCGGTGAACAGCACGGCGACCGGGAACGGTTCACTGCCGCTCAACCTCGGCAACGGCATCTTCGAGAACGTCACGAACGGTGCGTGGGCGCAGTGGAAGGACATCGACCTGCGCGACGGGGCGGACACCGTCACCGTCCGCTATGACAAGCCTCAGTCGCGGGCCGCGTCGGACTCGCACATCGAGCTGCGCCTGGGCTCGAAGGACGGCACGAAGCGCGTCGACGTCCCGCTCGAGTACAGCGGTTCGGGCTGGGGCACCATCGCCACCGCCTCCGTCCCCCTCGACCCGGCCGTCTTCACCGGCGTCCAGGACGTGTACGCCGTCTTCGTCTCCAGCACGCACAACTCCTCGCAGCCGTACGTGGGCAACGTCTACGCGCTGACCGTGACGCGGACCGCCGACGCGCCCGTGGGCTTCGACGCCACCGCGTTCCGCGCGCACAGCGGAGGCGGACTCAAGAGCGAGCCGGTCGGCTGGACCGGGTCGGGGTCCACCACCGACCTCGGCGGCACCTACGACGGGGCCTGGGTGGACTACGGGACCATCGACTTCGGCGGCTCCCCGAAGAACACCGTCACGATCACCTATGTCAACAACTCGGCCCGCTGCGGCACGGGTTCGGCCGTCCAGCTCTATCTGGACTCCTTCCCGGCGAGCCCCGGCACGCCGTACGCGACCGTGCCGCTCCCGGTCACGGGCAGCGCGTGGTCGGCGGGAGGGACGACGAGCCTGACACTCCCCCAGGCGATCAGCGGCTCGCACGCCGTCCATCTGCGGCTGGTGACGACCCCGGACGCCTCGCACCCGTACGTCGCGAACCTGGGCCGGATCACCTTCAGCCACGCCGACGAGCCCGTCGAGACGGACAAGTCCGCGCTGCGGAAGGCGATCGAGCGGTTCGAGGGTCTGTCCGGTGACGCGGCGCGCTACGGCACGATCGACTTCGGTGTGTTCCTGCGGGAACTCGCCGCCGCACGCGCCCTCGTCGACGCCGACGACGCGACGCAGCTCGAAGTCGACGCGCACACCCGCAGTCTCACCCTCGCGGCGAACCAACTGGTCCCGCTGCCGCGGCTGAAGCTGGAGGACCTGGTCGCGACCGCGTCGGCCGTCACGGACGACCGCTACACGGACGCCTCATGGAAGGCGTTCACCACGGCACTCGCCGAGGCGAAGGCCGCGGTCGCGGACGACAAGGCGGCGGACAGCACTCTCACCGCCCGGTACGACGCCCTCCGTCACGCCCTGTCCGCGCTCAGGACCAAGCCGAAGACGGTGCCGGCCGCGCCCGACGCCGTGTCGGCGACCCCGTCCGGTTCGAGCCTGACCGTCGCCTGGGCCGCGCCCGGGGACACCGGCGGCTCACCGGTCACCGCCTACAAGGTCGTCCTCGACGACGGTCACGAGATCCGGATCGACGACCCGGACAGCCGCAGGACGACCTTCACCTGGCTGCGGTCCGGCAGGTCGTACACGGCACGCGTCCAGGCGGTGAACGCCTACGGCACCTCCCGGTCGAGCGCCGCCACGGCGCCCGTCGTGATCAGCGGCGGCACCCCGCAGAAGCCGGGCGTGACGTCCGTGACCACGGACGGCAAGCAGGTCCGCGTGACCTGGCGGGCGGCCGGCGACGGTGGTTTCCCGGTCATCGGCTACACCGTGGCCCTCGGCGACGGGACCACCGCGCACGTGCCCGCCACGACGGACACGGCGTTGCTCACGGCCTCGAAGGGGGCCAGGACGCAGACGGCCACCGTCACGGCCGTCACGGCGGCCGGAACGTCCGACGCCGACACCACGGCTGCCGCGACGGCCTCTGTGTCCGCCGGTCCGGACTCGGCGTACGAGCCGTCGCCCTTCCCGGACGACGCGCTCGACGCCACCTACCCGTCGGACAAGTGGCCGGGCACGGATGGCGGGACGGGCTACTTCCTCGGCCTGCTGAACGGCTTCAAGGAGCTCGGTCCGGGCATTCTCGCCGCCAACACCAAGGTGCCGGCGGGCGCTCCGCTCACCGCCGAGAACGACAGGATCGCCGTACGCGTCAACAACGCGGCGAACCAACAGCAGGTGGACCGGGCCGAGGTCGACGCCACCGACAGCTCCACCGTCACCATGGCGGACGGCCTCGGCTCCCGGCTCGGCCCGCTGTACCTGGACGCGCTCAAGGGCGGCCGGCTGCCGAAGACCAGCGCACTGTTCTCGCGTGTCACCAAGGGCCTGGACCTCGGCGGAGCGGCCAAGGACCACTACGGTTACCAACGACCGTACGTGCGGCTCGGGTTCGTCGGTGACGGCGGTGCCGTGTACGAGTCGCAGGACCGCTCCTACGGCAGCCTCACCACGAGCGGCTCGTATCCCAGCGGGCACACGTACGGCGGCTACGAGGCGGGCACCATCCTCGCCACGCTCCTGCCCGAGCTGGCCCCGTCGATCCTGGCCCGTGCCTCCGAGTACGGGAACAACCGTGTCGTCCTCGGGTTCCACTACCCGCTCGACGTCATGGGCGGCCGCATCGCCGCGCAGGCCACGGTCGCGCACCGCTGGGCGGACCCCGACTTCGCGCGGTTGCTGACTCAGGCCCACACGGAGATGCGGAACGTGCTGCTCGCGCAGTGCGAGGAGAAGGGGTACGGCGACACGCTGGAATCCTGCGCGGGTGAGCCGTACGCGGGCCTGAGCCCGGCGCAGCAGGTCGACCTGTACACGCGGCGCCTGGACTACGGGTTCTCCCGGGTGGGCAAGCCGGGACAGTCCCTCAAGGCGCCGTCCGACGCGGCGGCCCTGCTGACCACGGCCTTCCCGCACCTGACCACCGAGCAGCGGACGCATATCCTCGAACAGACCGCGACGGACTCCGGCCGCCCGCTGGACCTCACGGCGGACGGTGGGGCGAGCTGGGAACGGATCAACCTGGCGGCGGCGATGTCGGCGCGTGTGATCGTGAACGCGGACGGTTCGGTCGAGGTGACGAACTTCCCGGACGCCACGAGGGCCGCCGACGCCGACGCCGCGGCGATCAAGGTGGGCGGCGTCGCGATCGACGGGTTCGACCCGGCGGTGTCGACGTACGTCGTCGACTGGCCGAAGAACAAGAAGGTCCCGTCCCTCTCCGCCGTGCCGGCCCAGTCCGGGGCGCGGGTGAAGGTGAGTGAGGGCAGCTCGGTCCTGTCGTCACCCGGCCACCGGTTCACCACCCGCACCATCAAGGTGACCTCGGCCGACGGCGCGGTCACGCGGACCTACACGGTCGGGTTCCAGCTCACGGATCGCGACGAACGGCCGGTCGCGGCCGGCGGCAACGGCGGCAGCCGCGCCGGCGGTGCGAGTTCGCCGGAGGGCGACGGCTTGTGGTCGCCGTCGGCGGAGTGGGCCGATCCGCTGGGGATCGGCCGGGAGCGCGGCACGCGCTGA
- a CDS encoding NUDIX domain-containing protein, whose translation MDELVERVDAHDRVLGVVSRSEAVRHNWLHRVGVVVCRDERGRFLVHRRAERLSRFPGHHELGVGGAAGVGESYAEAAARELCEELGVRATVRPRFTFLNRSGLSPHWLGVCDAELPPEPVVTDPREVAWHGWLTEPELRRALREWTFTPDSRHIFDRYCSP comes from the coding sequence GTGGATGAACTCGTGGAACGCGTCGACGCGCACGACCGGGTGCTGGGAGTGGTCAGCCGGTCGGAAGCGGTCCGGCACAACTGGCTGCATCGAGTCGGCGTGGTGGTGTGCCGTGACGAACGAGGCCGCTTCCTCGTCCATCGGCGCGCCGAGCGGCTGAGCCGCTTCCCGGGACACCACGAACTCGGTGTCGGAGGCGCCGCCGGGGTCGGCGAGTCCTATGCGGAGGCGGCCGCCCGGGAGCTGTGCGAGGAGTTGGGTGTGCGGGCGACCGTGCGGCCTCGGTTCACGTTCCTCAACCGGTCCGGGCTCAGCCCCCACTGGCTCGGCGTGTGCGATGCCGAACTTCCCCCGGAGCCCGTCGTCACCGATCCACGGGAGGTGGCCTGGCACGGGTGGCTGACCGAGCCGGAACTGCGGCGGGCGTTGCGGGAGTGGACCTTCACGCCTGACAGCCGGCACATCTTCGATCGGTACTGCTCACCGTGA
- a CDS encoding Lrp/AsnC family transcriptional regulator, with amino-acid sequence MAEAAPEGTIDDLDRRVIAALQLNGRVPWSAVARWVGASETTAQRRYTTLRERGLLRVTGTLELDRTEGGSSMMVRAQARPGRGLEAAARFSESPDVRFVAVVTGSADLVVDFVARDNDDMMRMLFTDLPATDLITGTEVVPVIRPFTSAAMWDTGLLPPEAAKELRPAADSSDVIDRDRAPQALTPLEQEIAAALREDGRIQVSVLARRLGRAESSVARAMDRMISRGLLQFRTLVDPSLLGFDAEFMVWLSIEPGRLDAAGRQLARHPGTKFLGATTGRFNLIGHMVLPRRADLYPYTSEVIGSLPGLIASDVTLHLATVKYSWHRMGRPTG; translated from the coding sequence ATGGCCGAAGCAGCCCCCGAGGGCACCATCGACGATCTGGACCGGCGTGTCATCGCCGCGCTCCAGCTCAACGGGCGTGTCCCGTGGAGTGCGGTGGCGCGGTGGGTGGGTGCCAGTGAGACCACCGCCCAGCGGCGCTACACGACGCTTCGTGAGCGGGGGCTGCTGCGGGTGACCGGCACGCTGGAGCTGGACCGGACCGAGGGCGGATCCTCCATGATGGTCCGGGCCCAGGCCCGCCCCGGCCGGGGACTGGAGGCGGCGGCGCGGTTCAGCGAGAGCCCCGACGTGCGTTTCGTGGCCGTCGTCACGGGGTCGGCCGACCTCGTCGTCGACTTCGTCGCCCGGGACAACGACGACATGATGCGGATGCTGTTCACCGACCTCCCGGCGACCGACCTCATCACCGGCACGGAGGTCGTTCCCGTCATCCGTCCCTTCACCTCGGCGGCGATGTGGGACACCGGGCTGCTCCCGCCCGAGGCGGCGAAGGAACTGCGGCCCGCCGCCGACTCGTCCGACGTCATCGACCGGGACCGGGCGCCACAAGCGCTCACCCCGCTCGAGCAGGAGATCGCGGCGGCATTGAGGGAGGACGGCCGTATCCAGGTCAGTGTCCTCGCCCGGCGTCTCGGCCGTGCCGAGTCCAGTGTCGCCCGTGCGATGGACCGGATGATCTCCCGGGGTCTCCTGCAGTTCCGCACGCTCGTCGATCCGTCACTGCTCGGGTTCGACGCGGAGTTCATGGTGTGGTTGTCCATCGAGCCGGGGCGGCTGGATGCCGCGGGGCGGCAGCTCGCCAGGCACCCTGGGACGAAGTTCCTCGGCGCCACCACCGGCCGTTTCAATCTCATCGGGCACATGGTCCTCCCCCGCCGGGCGGATCTGTACCCGTACACCAGTGAGGTCATCGGGTCCCTGCCCGGGCTGATCGCGTCCGACGTGACGCTGCACCTCGCCACCGTGAAGTACTCGTGGCACCGGATGGGGCGGCCCACCGGCTGA
- a CDS encoding polysaccharide deacetylase family protein: protein MPSEDSGLPADSWRWPEETWRGHVDAVRAGRRLVPDRWPGGARVAVALSFDSDHETIPLRDGETSPGRLAQGEYGARVGAPRILSLLARYGVPATFFMPAVSALLHPEEARAYTEDGHELAVHGWIHERNMLLGRADERDLTARALDTLDSLTGRRPVGIRTPSWDFSASTLATMLELGFAYDSSLMADDEPYEIVAEGRPTGLVEIPVDWIRDDAPYFTMDRYGAVRPHSRPRDVGEIWRDEFDAAYRDGGVFQLTLHPHVIGHRSRLVVLRELLDHITAHHDVWFATHAQLAAAARTVLDDSSGARPVPSERTP, encoded by the coding sequence ATGCCCTCAGAAGACTCCGGCCTGCCCGCGGACAGCTGGCGCTGGCCAGAGGAGACGTGGCGCGGCCACGTCGACGCCGTGCGCGCCGGGCGTCGGCTGGTCCCGGACCGCTGGCCCGGCGGTGCCCGGGTCGCCGTCGCCCTGTCGTTCGACTCCGATCACGAGACGATCCCGCTGCGGGACGGCGAGACCAGCCCCGGCCGGCTGGCCCAGGGCGAGTACGGCGCCCGCGTGGGCGCTCCGCGCATCCTGAGCCTGCTGGCGCGCTACGGCGTTCCCGCCACCTTCTTCATGCCGGCTGTCTCGGCTCTCCTGCACCCCGAGGAGGCCCGCGCGTACACGGAGGACGGGCACGAGCTGGCCGTCCACGGCTGGATCCATGAGCGGAACATGCTCCTGGGCCGTGCGGACGAGCGTGACCTGACCGCGCGCGCCCTGGACACCCTGGACTCGTTGACGGGGCGGCGTCCGGTCGGCATCCGCACCCCTTCGTGGGACTTCTCCGCGTCCACGCTGGCCACCATGCTCGAGCTGGGCTTCGCCTACGACTCCTCGCTCATGGCCGACGACGAGCCGTACGAGATCGTCGCCGAGGGGCGTCCCACCGGGCTGGTCGAGATCCCCGTCGACTGGATCAGGGACGACGCGCCCTACTTCACGATGGACCGTTACGGCGCCGTGCGCCCGCACAGCAGGCCCCGCGACGTGGGGGAGATCTGGCGCGACGAGTTCGACGCCGCCTACCGCGACGGCGGGGTGTTCCAGCTCACCCTTCACCCGCACGTCATCGGGCACCGCTCACGCCTGGTCGTGCTGCGCGAACTGCTCGACCACATCACGGCGCACCACGACGTCTGGTTCGCCACCCACGCCCAGCTCGCCGCCGCCGCCCGCACCGTCCTGGACGACTCCTCCGGTGCCCGTCCCGTCCCCTCGGAGCGCACGCCATGA
- a CDS encoding MFS transporter, producing MNTTRSDLSAATPGGGGAPAAPEKLNATQRKAIVAGTIGNTVEWVDWALYSIFAKIIADEFFPKGNGAVALLSTLAVFAVGFVMRPVGAAVLGAYADRHGRKKGMTLTVALMAGAGFAIAITPSYERIGVLSPLLLLVARLVQGFSAGGEFGSSSAFLVESAARGRRAFAGSWQQVSVAGGVLIASLLGTLTTSMLSDGALHSWGWRVAFVLGGLLGLVGLWLRVSVEDTESFTRTQGSGRTRTNPVKAMFVEHPAATLRVAGITIAGTLTYYIWVNYLPTYANLTTGIPLRTALLSQTLCLIVFVVALPFAGALSDRIGRKPTMAAFAGGFVVLAWPLLHLLGDGFWSLFPVQLVGMLLILGYSANCAVIMAEQFPAEVRATGIALPYALAVAVFGGTAPYITTWMHESGHSDLLWIYVSVASLISLVVYLTMPETKDKDFT from the coding sequence ATGAACACCACCAGGTCCGACCTGTCCGCCGCGACCCCCGGCGGGGGCGGCGCGCCCGCCGCGCCGGAGAAACTGAACGCGACGCAGCGCAAGGCCATCGTCGCGGGCACCATCGGCAACACCGTCGAGTGGGTGGACTGGGCGCTCTACTCGATCTTCGCGAAGATCATCGCGGACGAGTTCTTCCCCAAGGGCAACGGCGCGGTCGCGCTGCTGTCGACGCTGGCCGTCTTCGCCGTCGGATTCGTGATGCGGCCGGTCGGCGCGGCGGTGCTCGGCGCGTACGCCGACCGGCACGGCCGTAAGAAGGGCATGACTCTCACGGTGGCCCTCATGGCGGGGGCCGGGTTCGCCATCGCGATCACGCCCTCCTACGAGCGGATCGGTGTCCTGTCGCCGCTGCTCCTGCTCGTCGCCCGACTCGTGCAAGGCTTCTCCGCGGGCGGTGAGTTCGGTTCGTCCTCCGCCTTCCTCGTCGAGTCCGCGGCGCGCGGCCGCCGGGCGTTCGCCGGGTCCTGGCAGCAGGTGTCGGTCGCCGGCGGTGTCCTGATCGCCTCGCTCCTCGGCACGCTGACCACGTCCATGCTCAGTGACGGGGCACTGCACTCCTGGGGCTGGCGCGTCGCGTTCGTCCTCGGCGGGCTCCTGGGGCTGGTCGGCCTGTGGCTGCGCGTCTCGGTCGAGGACACGGAGTCCTTCACCCGGACCCAGGGCAGCGGGCGCACCCGCACCAACCCCGTCAAGGCGATGTTCGTCGAGCACCCGGCGGCCACGCTGCGCGTCGCCGGCATCACGATCGCGGGCACGCTCACCTACTACATCTGGGTCAACTACCTGCCCACGTACGCGAATCTGACGACCGGCATCCCCCTCAGGACGGCACTGCTGTCCCAGACGCTGTGCCTGATCGTCTTCGTGGTCGCGCTGCCGTTCGCCGGAGCGCTGTCGGACCGGATCGGACGCAAGCCGACCATGGCCGCGTTCGCGGGTGGGTTCGTCGTGCTGGCCTGGCCGCTGCTGCACCTGCTCGGCGACGGCTTCTGGAGCCTGTTCCCCGTCCAGCTCGTGGGCATGCTGCTCATCCTCGGCTACTCGGCCAACTGCGCCGTCATCATGGCCGAGCAGTTCCCCGCGGAGGTCCGGGCCACCGGCATCGCGCTGCCCTACGCGCTGGCCGTCGCCGTGTTCGGCGGCACCGCGCCCTACATCACGACGTGGATGCACGAGAGCGGCCACAGCGACCTGCTGTGGATCTACGTCAGCGTCGCCTCGCTGATCTCCCTCGTCGTCTACCTCACGATGCCCGAGACCAAGGACAAGGACTTCACGTGA